The Rhizobium rhizogenes sequence GAAAAGCGCCAGAAGCATCGGTTTGTTCGGCTTGCTGGGGATTTTTGGCGGAATCGCCTTGGAAATCACGCGTGCTTCCGTCACGGGGAAGGATTGCTGCTGCATCGCTTCCTGATAACGCTGCAGGAAGGTTTGATACATGTTCTTGTAGGTTTCCGCCTCGCGCTGCAATTCACGAAGCTGCACCTGTGTCTGGCTGGCCGAATTGCTGACAGTGGTGGCCTTGGCGACGCTTGCCTCGAGCGTTCTTTCCCGCGCCTCGGCGACCTCCAGATCGCTTTTGTAACTTTGCGCGATGCGGCTGACTTCCTGGAACATCAACCGGCGATATTCCTGCATTTCATTGCGCAGCCGCACGGCCTGGACGTGGTTCTTGCCAAGCCGGCCGGTGATCTCGGCCTCGATCTTGGAGGATTCGAGGTATTTCTTGCGCAGGTCATTTGCGACGGAACTGTCGAGAATATCGGTCACCACCGCATCAACATCGTCGGTGGCGAGGATGTGTTCGATACGCTGCACGCGCGCGCGCGCTCTGGCGGTCTCGGATTGCGCCAGGATCTGCGCACTGTTGAGTTCCGCCAGCTGCTGGTCGGAAAGCAGACCGTTATTGCCGGTCTCGATCAGATTATGTTCGGCGCGAAATTTCTGCACGGCCAGATCGGTATCGAGCGCCCTTTGCCGCAGTTCGGCGATGCGATCGGATAGCCAGTCGCTGGCGCGTTTTGTCGCCTCGTATTTGGAGTTCAGCTTGTCGACCAGATAGGCGGCCGCCACGGCGTTGACGATCTGGGCGGCGAGAGCAGGCGAGGTGGAATTATAGGTCAGCTCCAGCGCGTAGGTGCGGCCGATGCGCTTGACGGAGAGGCCCTGCAACAGGCGGTCCGACAGCGCTCTCTTCAGCGTCCCGTCATCGACAACGGCTTCCTTTGCGGGCGAAAACCATTGCGAGACATTGACCAGCGAGCGGACCGTGCCCAGCATCGAACTTAGAAGCGATGCGCGTGTGGCCCTGAATTCCTGATTTTCCGTCAGGTTGAGATTGTCGACGACGGCAAGCCCGATGGTTTCCGATTGCAGGACCTCGACCTGGCTGAGAATGGACGCTTCATCTTCTATGACACCGCCAATCGTCGAAAGCTGCTCGACGACCTGGCTGTTGTTGCGGTCGATCAGCAGGGTCGCCGTGGCCGAATAGATGGGAACAGCGGTCGCGGCATAGGCGAGCCCGATTGTCCCGGCGATGGCGATGGTTGCAAGGACGATACGCCATTGCCGGCGGATCGTCGCAAGAGCGGCGTCGATATCGATAAAATCGGCCGCGAAGGCGTTTTTATCGATATCGGCCATCGTCAGGGGATCGTGTCTTTGCAACAACTGTCAGCCTCGCTCTTTTCGGCGTGCAAAGAGCCCGCCAAGTCTCGGTTGCATTGTAAGACAAGTGATCGCCGTTCCTGTGTGGAAGGGCGATGACATCAGGTTCAAACGGGGCTTGTGCTTGTCACGGTGCTGGTGCTGCCGGTTGAAAGCGATCTGCCACGGCCAGCCGGGGCGCCAGAACCACCTGCTTGTACCGTACCGCCATCCGCCAGGCCGCCTGTCCCCGAGCCGCCGATGCTGTTTGCGCTGGCCGGTGTGGACCCTGCGCCGCCGATCGGCGATGCGGCGGCGGCCGCAGCCGCAGGAGCCGCCGGACCAGCCG is a genomic window containing:
- a CDS encoding polysaccharide biosynthesis tyrosine autokinase gives rise to the protein MADIDKNAFAADFIDIDAALATIRRQWRIVLATIAIAGTIGLAYAATAVPIYSATATLLIDRNNSQVVEQLSTIGGVIEDEASILSQVEVLQSETIGLAVVDNLNLTENQEFRATRASLLSSMLGTVRSLVNVSQWFSPAKEAVVDDGTLKRALSDRLLQGLSVKRIGRTYALELTYNSTSPALAAQIVNAVAAAYLVDKLNSKYEATKRASDWLSDRIAELRQRALDTDLAVQKFRAEHNLIETGNNGLLSDQQLAELNSAQILAQSETARARARVQRIEHILATDDVDAVVTDILDSSVANDLRKKYLESSKIEAEITGRLGKNHVQAVRLRNEMQEYRRLMFQEVSRIAQSYKSDLEVAEARERTLEASVAKATTVSNSASQTQVQLRELQREAETYKNMYQTFLQRYQEAMQQQSFPVTEARVISKAIPPKIPSKPNKPMLLALFMIMGAAAGGGIAMFREFRDRFFRTGEQVRDVLGLEFLGNTPLIPNKPVEEILPKAQESGPAATCPSSVARYAVDHPLSSFAETLRSTRLALDLGIPAKSGARVVGVVSALPSEGKSTISINLAQLLAGQGARVLLLDADIRNPGATRALGRHAGEGLLEVLLEGRNVRDVLLHDEKTGLAFLPTVVKQRVPHSSELLTSPQMHKLLAEASGVFDYIIVDLPPLGPVVDARAMASRIDGFVFVTEWGKTARRAVRNTIENEVHIRKKCLGVILNKVDTEKLKLYRAYGSSEYYYSRYTRYYHD